Proteins co-encoded in one Deinococcus roseus genomic window:
- a CDS encoding glycoside hydrolase family 9 protein, with product MNILINHVGNVPDGKKHFLVQADAARPDVLWTFQVLDRKQQVVHQGILKQAGTVAGWQHRHFWEGDFSSLRKEGFYRIIVQSDPHALISHEFEIAFHLYQDRMRSDILHYFKSQRNTGIQEKRDRNIPIHGSEKTMDASGGWYDASGDVSKYLSHLSYANFLNPQQTPMVVWNFLEAFDRLGDAQSIVFRERLTDEILHGADFLVRMQSEEGFFYQTVFDRWSKNPEERTVCEYSTQQGIKSDRYQAAYRQGGGMAIAALARASTLKQDGAFFSQQYLETAIRGFLHLQENNLKYLPDGQENIIDDYCALLAATELYAATGQDLYAQAAHKRAENLRNRLTDAGWWRADENGKRSFWHAAEAGLPVVALLRHLTVFPDSDAKQQTLQTVRGSLEHQLQINQNVNNPFLYPRQYILGPEVDQTRFFIPHQNDSGYWWQGENARLASLAAAARWAAEFLPELDLHPLTQAPLDWILGFNPFDACMLHGYGHNNPHYEPGHDNAAGGICNGITSGLQDEQDIAFLQSPDVPPEHSWRWGEQWIPHAAWFFLAICMK from the coding sequence ATGAACATCCTGATCAACCACGTGGGCAACGTGCCCGACGGTAAAAAACATTTTCTGGTTCAGGCAGATGCCGCACGGCCTGATGTCCTCTGGACCTTCCAGGTTCTGGACCGAAAACAGCAGGTGGTCCATCAGGGCATCCTGAAACAGGCCGGAACTGTGGCAGGATGGCAGCACCGCCACTTCTGGGAAGGGGACTTCTCTTCGCTGCGAAAAGAAGGGTTTTACCGCATCATTGTGCAGTCAGACCCGCATGCCCTGATCAGCCATGAATTTGAAATTGCCTTCCACCTTTACCAGGACCGCATGCGCTCGGACATCCTGCATTACTTCAAATCCCAGCGCAACACCGGAATTCAGGAAAAACGGGACCGCAACATCCCCATCCATGGCAGCGAAAAAACCATGGACGCATCTGGCGGCTGGTACGACGCTTCGGGAGATGTCAGCAAATACCTCTCCCACCTGAGTTACGCCAATTTTTTAAACCCCCAGCAAACCCCCATGGTGGTCTGGAATTTTCTGGAGGCGTTTGACCGTCTGGGAGATGCACAATCCATTGTTTTCAGGGAACGCCTCACAGACGAGATCTTGCATGGAGCAGACTTTCTGGTGCGCATGCAGTCTGAAGAGGGCTTTTTTTACCAGACCGTCTTTGACCGCTGGTCCAAAAACCCAGAAGAACGCACCGTCTGTGAATACAGCACCCAGCAGGGCATCAAAAGCGACCGGTATCAGGCGGCTTACCGTCAGGGTGGAGGAATGGCGATTGCTGCACTGGCAAGGGCTTCCACCCTCAAACAGGATGGGGCATTTTTTTCACAGCAATACCTTGAAACAGCCATCAGAGGATTTCTGCATCTGCAAGAAAACAACCTGAAATACCTCCCAGATGGTCAGGAAAACATCATCGACGATTACTGCGCCTTGCTGGCTGCCACAGAGCTTTATGCTGCAACAGGCCAGGACCTTTATGCACAGGCAGCCCACAAGCGGGCTGAAAACCTCAGAAACCGCCTGACAGATGCCGGATGGTGGCGTGCAGATGAAAACGGCAAAAGGTCCTTCTGGCACGCTGCAGAGGCAGGCTTGCCCGTGGTGGCCCTGCTCAGGCACCTCACGGTTTTTCCCGATTCAGACGCAAAACAGCAAACACTACAAACTGTACGAGGGTCTCTAGAGCACCAGTTGCAGATCAATCAGAACGTGAACAATCCTTTTCTGTATCCCAGACAGTACATTCTGGGTCCAGAGGTTGATCAGACCCGGTTTTTCATTCCGCACCAGAACGACTCCGGCTACTGGTGGCAGGGTGAAAATGCGCGGCTGGCCTCTCTGGCTGCGGCTGCACGCTGGGCAGCGGAATTCCTGCCAGAGCTGGACCTGCACCCCCTCACCCAGGCACCGCTGGACTGGATTCTGGGCTTCAACCCCTTTGATGCCTGCATGCTGCACGGTTACGGACACAACAATCCCCACTATGAACCCGGTCACGACAATGCTGCTGGAGGCATCTGCAACGGAATCACCTCTGGGCTTCAAGATGAGCAGGACATCGCCTTTCTGCAATCCCCGGATGTTCCCCCAGAGCATTCCTGGCGCTGGGGGGAACAGTGGATCCCCCATGCGGCATGGTTCTTTCTGGCCATCTGCATGAAGTGA
- a CDS encoding alpha/beta fold hydrolase, translating to MRTGQGVLRVLHTFEAGQTLPLELGYETYGELQPDGSNAVLVCHYYTGTMHAAGTYPEDGLVGWWDNLIGDGKAIDTRKFFVVCMNAPANVQVIDPRMVSSGPESIPDFPEVDLKDITRLQFELMQQLGIQKWHAVMGPSYGAMQTLMWGALYSGHVQRLGVVAGAPQAAVALKHFFTPTLRHLGQTADGLHEALRLITFCGMGSDGMELQFQDQDFDAYLGSRRHFASLKHILSVGETVSRHDIFRHCPLEQITANWQRAGLKILSVNILSDQFFPSQPMKDFACQMQQSGIAHTHMEIQCKLGHLGCVFETQLFEGAIQKLLE from the coding sequence ATGCGAACAGGACAGGGTGTCCTCAGGGTGCTGCACACCTTTGAGGCAGGACAGACATTGCCTCTGGAGCTGGGGTACGAGACGTACGGTGAACTCCAGCCAGACGGCAGCAATGCCGTTCTGGTGTGCCATTATTACACTGGAACCATGCATGCGGCGGGCACCTACCCGGAAGATGGGCTGGTGGGGTGGTGGGACAATTTGATTGGAGATGGAAAAGCCATCGACACCCGGAAGTTCTTTGTGGTCTGCATGAATGCTCCAGCCAATGTGCAGGTGATAGATCCCCGGATGGTTTCTTCTGGTCCAGAATCGATTCCTGATTTTCCAGAGGTGGACCTCAAGGACATCACCCGTTTGCAGTTTGAGCTGATGCAGCAACTGGGCATCCAGAAATGGCACGCCGTGATGGGTCCCAGTTATGGGGCCATGCAGACCCTGATGTGGGGAGCCCTTTATTCTGGTCACGTTCAAAGGCTGGGTGTGGTTGCGGGTGCACCTCAGGCCGCGGTGGCCCTGAAGCACTTTTTCACCCCAACTTTGCGACACCTGGGACAGACCGCAGACGGTCTGCATGAGGCCCTGCGCCTGATCACCTTTTGCGGGATGGGTTCGGATGGGATGGAACTGCAGTTTCAGGATCAGGATTTTGATGCCTACCTGGGCAGCAGACGGCATTTTGCCAGCCTGAAACACATCCTTTCTGTGGGTGAAACCGTGAGCAGGCACGACATTTTCAGGCATTGCCCCCTGGAGCAGATCACAGCAAACTGGCAGCGTGCGGGCCTGAAAATCCTCAGTGTGAACATCCTCTCAGACCAGTTCTTTCCCAGCCAGCCCATGAAGGATTTTGCCTGCCAGATGCAGCAGTCGGGAATTGCGCACACCCACATGGAAATCCAGTGCAAACTGGGACACCTGGGGTGCGTGTTTGAAACACAGCTGTTTGAAGGGGCAATTCAGAAGTTGCTGGAATAA
- a CDS encoding alpha/beta hydrolase, whose translation MPEFAVQTSRLQQWVRQQGEGTPVLFIHGNASDSVYWEEVMAALPAGFRAIAPDLRGYGQTEDLLIDATRGVMDWVDDLLALLEALNIDRYHVVGHSLGGAVIWGLLAQDAPRILSVTLAAPGSPFGFGGTRDAEGNPTTPDFAGSGGGTVNPDFPARIARHDTSGEAGSPRDIINRFYWHPPFRSDREEALLEGLLREKTGPERYPGDFTASEHWPGMAPGVHGPINALSPKYVGNTVERLLAQTHKPPVLWVRGDSDQIVSDQSLFELGMLGLLGAVPGYPGQDAYPPQPMVSQTRHVLEKYGPYREVVFEGVGHTPYIEKPEAFMQEFTAHLERATQEVSL comes from the coding sequence ATGCCAGAATTTGCGGTTCAGACTTCAAGACTCCAGCAGTGGGTCAGACAACAAGGAGAGGGAACGCCGGTTTTGTTCATTCACGGCAATGCCAGCGATTCGGTGTACTGGGAGGAGGTCATGGCAGCCCTGCCTGCCGGCTTCCGGGCCATTGCACCAGACCTGAGGGGTTATGGTCAGACCGAGGACCTCCTGATCGATGCCACCAGAGGGGTCATGGACTGGGTGGATGACCTCCTCGCCCTGCTGGAAGCCCTGAACATTGACCGCTACCATGTGGTTGGGCACAGCCTGGGAGGGGCAGTGATCTGGGGCTTGCTGGCGCAAGATGCCCCCAGAATCCTCAGTGTGACGCTGGCTGCTCCGGGTTCTCCTTTTGGTTTCGGAGGCACCCGTGATGCAGAAGGCAACCCCACCACCCCGGACTTTGCAGGTTCAGGGGGAGGCACCGTCAACCCGGACTTTCCTGCTCGCATTGCCCGCCATGACACCAGCGGTGAAGCGGGATCTCCTCGTGACATCATCAACCGCTTTTACTGGCATCCCCCTTTCCGGTCTGACCGCGAAGAGGCTTTGCTGGAAGGTCTGCTCAGGGAAAAAACCGGTCCTGAGCGTTACCCTGGTGATTTTACGGCCTCTGAGCACTGGCCTGGCATGGCTCCGGGGGTGCATGGTCCCATCAATGCCCTCTCGCCAAAATATGTGGGGAACACTGTGGAACGTTTGCTGGCCCAGACCCACAAACCTCCCGTACTGTGGGTGCGTGGAGACAGCGACCAGATTGTCTCCGACCAGAGCCTCTTTGAACTGGGGATGCTGGGGTTGCTGGGAGCCGTTCCCGGTTATCCCGGTCAGGACGCTTATCCTCCCCAGCCGATGGTTTCCCAGACCCGGCATGTGCTGGAAAAATACGGCCCCTACAGAGAAGTGGTTTTTGAAGGTGTGGGGCACACCCCTTACATCGAGAAACCCGAAGCTTTCATGCAGGAATTCACCGCCCACCTTGAACGCGCGACCCAGGAGGTCTCCTTATGA
- a CDS encoding amino acid ABC transporter substrate-binding protein, whose amino-acid sequence MKKTAMLILLALMSSASAVKVGALIPLSGASSVSGQAEKNGLLLAVDEINKNGGVLGEPLELIIEDDQSNPAKAVPAFTKLVTVDKVDFMVGGLGSSTTLAITGAAKQYNTFMAWAGAASPLVEDAMKDYPYFFHYHPWAYYNFEAILSFFKNLKGNKKAKNIAIAYEDGPFGSSGIQDTVAAFKKAGFNVVLTEAFKAGSGNFAPIINKAKTQKVDIFYWIGYDVDALPLVQQMKESNLDVGLVYGAPPSWPIGFEKNKLSQGVASLTMWTPELPSTASKNFVKAYKAKYGNITDEYFAPLAYLNLKTLAEAINKAGSTNKDKVADVMAKTTFDTPLGKLAFTPSQKIKYQGFKGSNWVTFQFRDEKRLPVFPLKVAKKTVLYPMP is encoded by the coding sequence ATGAAAAAAACCGCAATGCTCATCCTGCTGGCCCTGATGTCCTCTGCCAGTGCTGTCAAAGTTGGAGCCCTGATTCCCCTCTCTGGCGCTTCCAGTGTGTCCGGTCAGGCCGAGAAGAACGGTCTGCTGCTGGCCGTGGATGAAATCAACAAAAATGGTGGCGTGCTGGGCGAACCTTTAGAGCTCATCATTGAAGACGACCAGAGCAACCCTGCCAAAGCTGTTCCTGCTTTCACCAAGCTGGTGACGGTGGACAAAGTGGACTTCATGGTGGGCGGTCTGGGATCAAGCACCACCCTGGCCATCACCGGGGCCGCCAAACAGTACAACACCTTCATGGCCTGGGCAGGCGCAGCTTCCCCCCTGGTGGAAGATGCCATGAAAGATTACCCCTACTTCTTCCACTACCACCCCTGGGCCTACTACAACTTTGAGGCGATCCTGTCTTTCTTCAAGAACCTCAAAGGCAACAAGAAAGCCAAGAACATCGCCATTGCCTACGAAGACGGTCCTTTCGGGTCTTCTGGCATTCAGGACACCGTGGCTGCATTCAAAAAAGCGGGCTTCAATGTGGTCCTCACCGAAGCTTTCAAGGCCGGAAGTGGCAACTTCGCCCCCATCATCAACAAGGCCAAAACCCAGAAAGTGGACATCTTCTACTGGATCGGCTACGACGTGGATGCCCTGCCCCTGGTGCAGCAGATGAAAGAATCCAACCTGGATGTGGGTCTGGTGTACGGCGCACCCCCAAGCTGGCCCATTGGCTTTGAGAAGAACAAGCTGTCCCAGGGTGTGGCCAGCCTGACCATGTGGACCCCCGAGCTTCCCTCCACCGCATCCAAAAACTTCGTGAAAGCTTACAAGGCCAAATATGGCAACATCACCGACGAATACTTTGCTCCTCTGGCCTACCTGAACCTCAAAACCCTGGCCGAAGCCATCAACAAAGCAGGCAGCACCAACAAAGACAAAGTGGCAGATGTGATGGCAAAAACCACCTTCGACACCCCACTGGGCAAACTGGCTTTCACCCCCAGCCAGAAAATCAAATACCAGGGCTTCAAGGGCTCCAACTGGGTCACCTTCCAGTTCCGGGATGAAAAACGCCTGCCGGTGTTCCCCCTGAAGGTGGCGAAGAAGACCGTGCTGTATCCGATGCCCTGA
- a CDS encoding branched-chain amino acid ABC transporter permease — protein sequence MNLFLETFLAGLLQSGIYALVASGLALSVGVIHIVNFAHGEFLMVGAFLSWGLFAWLGMDPLLSALVAALAMFAGGALTYRTTIRHVLLAPELNQMLLTFGISIILQNLALLIFGGNTRLVNTPYQGQAVMVFGLSVGLTKLLAFGLALVLLIGLYLMLYRSKLGRSMRAVAQNRLGAQIIGLDVHRIYLIAFGIASSLAGVAGVLVSVLLFASPTVGLVYTLKAFAIIVMAGLGNMTGVLWASVLLALSEAFVQTYVPGGGRLSEAVFFLLIFVTLVFRASRGAK from the coding sequence TTGAACCTCTTTCTGGAAACTTTTCTTGCAGGACTGCTGCAAAGCGGAATTTATGCGTTGGTGGCTTCGGGGCTGGCGCTCTCGGTGGGGGTGATTCACATTGTGAATTTTGCCCACGGGGAATTCCTGATGGTGGGGGCTTTCCTGTCCTGGGGGCTTTTTGCCTGGCTGGGCATGGACCCTTTGCTGTCTGCCCTGGTGGCGGCCCTGGCAATGTTTGCGGGAGGTGCCCTGACTTACCGCACCACCATCCGGCATGTGCTGCTGGCCCCGGAACTCAACCAGATGCTGCTGACTTTTGGGATCAGCATCATTTTGCAGAACCTTGCCCTGCTGATTTTTGGCGGCAACACCCGTCTGGTGAACACCCCTTACCAGGGTCAGGCCGTGATGGTGTTTGGCCTGTCTGTGGGCCTGACCAAACTGCTGGCTTTTGGGCTGGCCCTGGTGCTGCTCATCGGGCTCTACCTGATGCTGTACCGTTCCAAACTGGGGCGCAGCATGCGGGCGGTGGCCCAGAACCGACTGGGGGCGCAGATCATCGGGCTGGATGTGCACCGGATTTACCTGATTGCGTTTGGCATTGCCTCTTCTCTGGCAGGTGTGGCCGGGGTGCTGGTCAGTGTGCTGCTGTTTGCCAGTCCCACGGTGGGTCTGGTCTACACCCTCAAGGCGTTTGCCATCATTGTGATGGCGGGTCTGGGGAACATGACCGGGGTGCTGTGGGCCAGTGTGCTGCTGGCGCTCTCGGAGGCGTTTGTGCAGACCTATGTGCCTGGAGGGGGCCGCCTGAGTGAAGCGGTGTTCTTCCTGCTGATTTTTGTCACGTTGGTGTTCAGGGCTTCGCGGGGTGCGAAATGA
- a CDS encoding branched-chain amino acid ABC transporter permease — MIRPSPISTVLSVVLGVLALTFPFLPLGDQAAFMLQIANFTVITAVLSLSWDILARTGQLSLAHAAFYGIGAYSYTILMAHAAPWWLAVLLSGLIAGLLSLILGAVTLRLQGMYFAIATLAFTEVIKTVIQNLPDTFAGGATGMLVPALFGGQPNLQYYAAVVLLALTLLVSIWVRNSKLHYAFTAIRQGEQVAKVLGVSASRYKLLAFFISSVLAGFAGVLYASKTFFIIPAETFSLSVSVSSLTTAIFGGLYTTLGPVIGSVVLTVLEELLRLKIPNGYLVVYGVMLVLTILYLPRGIMGLLERKKA, encoded by the coding sequence ATGATCCGCCCATCCCCGATCAGCACGGTGCTTTCGGTGGTGCTGGGGGTGCTGGCCCTTACTTTTCCGTTTCTGCCTCTGGGAGACCAGGCCGCGTTCATGCTGCAGATTGCCAATTTCACGGTGATCACGGCGGTGCTTTCACTCAGCTGGGACATCCTGGCCCGCACAGGCCAGCTTTCCCTGGCCCACGCTGCGTTTTATGGGATTGGGGCTTACAGTTACACCATCCTGATGGCCCATGCTGCTCCCTGGTGGCTTGCAGTGTTGCTGTCTGGTCTGATTGCGGGTCTGCTCAGCCTGATTCTGGGTGCGGTGACGCTCCGCTTGCAGGGCATGTATTTTGCCATTGCCACCCTGGCTTTCACGGAGGTGATCAAGACCGTGATCCAGAACCTGCCAGACACGTTTGCAGGGGGGGCCACCGGGATGCTGGTGCCTGCCCTGTTTGGAGGTCAGCCCAACTTGCAGTATTACGCTGCAGTGGTGCTGCTGGCCCTGACTTTGCTGGTGAGCATCTGGGTCAGGAACAGCAAATTGCATTATGCGTTCACAGCCATCCGGCAAGGTGAGCAGGTGGCGAAAGTGCTGGGGGTGTCTGCCAGCAGGTACAAGTTGCTGGCGTTCTTCATCAGCAGTGTGCTGGCCGGGTTTGCGGGGGTGTTGTATGCCAGCAAGACCTTCTTCATCATTCCAGCAGAGACCTTCAGCCTTTCGGTCAGCGTCAGCAGCCTGACCACTGCCATTTTCGGTGGCCTTTACACCACCCTGGGTCCCGTGATTGGCTCAGTGGTTCTGACCGTGCTGGAAGAGTTGTTGCGCCTCAAGATTCCCAATGGTTACCTGGTGGTGTATGGGGTGATGCTGGTCCTGACCATCCTGTACCTGCCCAGAGGCATCATGGGTTTGCTGGAAAGGAAAAAAGCATGA